The DNA window CTGGGTCCATTTGCTGGCCCCGTCCACATCTGCTGCCTCGTACAGATCTGCGGGAATGATGGAGAGGCCTGCAATCAGCATCAGGGCCATGAAAGGGGTGGTTTTCCAGACATCCACGGCAATGATGGCCCACAGGGTTTTGTCTGCATCTGCCAGCACTGCGCCCAGGTGGGTGCCCAGCAAACCGAAGGAGTCGTTGTACATGAAACTCCACATCTGGGCAGACACCACCGTGGGAATGGCCCAGGGCACCAGCAGGGCGGTGCGCAGAAAAGAGCGGCCTTTGAACTCGCTGTTCAGCACCAGTGCAATCACCATCCCCAGCACAAATTCCAGTCCCACCGATAAAAAAGTGAAGGTGAAAGTGCTGCGCACTGCGCCCCACCACTTGGGATCCTGCAACAATCCCAGTTCCACGCCCTTTTCGTTGGTGTACCAGAAGTTGCCCAGTCCAATGGGTTTTGCACTGGAGGGATCGGTGATCAATGCGTCAGTGAAGCTGTACTGGAAGGTTTTGAACAGCGGATACCCTGCGGTAAGGGCAATCGCCAGCAGGGCAGGCAGCAGAAAGAAGAAGGCCACCCGTGCCCGTGCGGCATGCACGCCTCTGGACCGGGTTTTCGGGGGTGTGGAAACAGTCTGTGTTTTCATGAAGTCACCTGCTTCCTGTTGCCAGAACAGCAACAAGGGGGGAGGGAAAGCCCCTCCCCCTCAGGAAGATCACCAGCCCCGGCCTTTGATGCGGTTGAGGTCGGCTTCCAGTTGTTTCAGGGCTGCAGGGGCTTTCTGTTTTCCGGTCAGCACGTCGTGCACTGCCCCAGAAAAGGCCTGAGACACCTGGTTGTACTTCAGTCCGGTGGGGGCAGAAGGACGCGGCACGGCATTCATGAACACGTCGTACAGGCTGCCCACAAAGGGGTTGGCTTTCAGGATGTCTTTGTCGGTGTAGAGGGCTTTGAGGGTGGGGTTGGCCCCGATGTTCAGTGCACGCTCTTTCTGTTCTTCGGCTCCGGTCAGGTACAGCACCAGATCGATGGCCGCAGCCTGGTTTTTGCTGTAGCTGGACACGGCCAGTCCCCAGCCGCCCAGCGTGGCGGACTGCTGTCCTGCAGCGCCACCCTTGGGCATGGGGGCCACGCCCACCTTGCCTTTGATCAGGCTGTCGGGGTTCTGGGCGTTGGACCAGGCGTAAGGCCAGTTGCGCATGAACAGCGCATTGCCCGACTGGAACACCCCACGGGCATCTTCCTCGGCGTAGGTGGTCACGCCTTCGGGAGCGATTTTCTTCACCCAGCTGGCGGCCTGCGTCAGGGCTCTGGCCGCATTGGTGTTGTTGATGGTGATGTTTCCTTCATCATCAATGATGGTGCCGCCCTTGTAGGCATAAATCCATTCCAGAGCGTCACAGGTGAGGCCCTCGTAGTCTTTGCCCTGGAAGACAAAGCCCTGGAAGTTCTTGTTGGTTTTGCGCTCACCCGCCTGCACTTTCTGGGCCATGCGGGCCAGTTCCTCGTAGGATTTGGGAGGGGTTTTGTAGCCGTATTTTTCCAGCAAATCTTTGCGGTAGAACAGGAGGCCTGCATCGGTGAACCAGGGAATGGCCACCAGCTTGCCTCCCACGGTGTTGGCCTGAATCATGGCCGGGAAGTACTGGTTCAGGGTGCTCTGGGGCACCTTGCCCTTCAGGTCCACAAAGTGCTGCGAAAGGATGCCGGGCCAGACCACATCGATCATGTACACATCGATGGTGTCGCTCCTGGCGGCCATCTGCTGCTGGGTGAGGCCCAGACGGTCGTTGGAAAGCTGGGGAGACTCGAAGACCTTGACGGTGTTGCCGGTCTTTTTGGCCCAGACATTTGCACCGGATTTGCATTGCTCGAAACCTGCTCCGCTGCCATCACAGGCAATGGTGAGGGTGACTCCGGCAGCGTGGGCAGCACTGCCAGCGAGGGCCGCAGTGAGCAGCCAGACCAGGGCTTGAGAAGACCGTTTTTGCATTTTGTTCGACATGGTGCACCTTTCCTGGGTCAAAGACCAGCCAAAACACAGCAGGCTGTGTTCCCGGCATTCACGTGTTTTGGATGGCCTCACTGTAGTGGGATGTCAGAAACGATGCAAATCAAAAGTTGTGCAGCCAGAGCGTCGTGCTTTGCCCAAATGGAGCGGGGCATTTTGCAATAAAAAACAAAACTTCAGGTCGCAATTGCCCTGCACGCCCGCTAAGCTGCGAAGCAGGCAACCACAACACAAACAAACCCCTGACAGGTGTTGTGAATCGTGTTCGCCTCTGACTTGAGGTTTTCATGTTCAATCGCATCGAGGTCAACAACAGGCTGATTCAGCTTTCAGGCCTGCACAGCCGGGCAGAAATCAGCCACCCTGCCCCCGAAATCTGGCGTTTCCGCATCCGTCCCAGAGGCTACCTGAGGGGCGAAACCCTCCCTGAAAAACGCAGCATGGCCGTGCTTCCTCTGGAGCACCTAGAGTTCCAGTCCGACCCGGAAAGCTGGCTGTTCAGCACAGCAGAGAGCAGTTTGCAGGTGTTCCGCAATGGCAGCGTGCAGGTGCGTCACAAAGGTGCCGAGGTGGTTTTCATTGAGGGCATCCAGGGAGAATTTCAGCCTGCAGTGCCGGTCAACCGCCAGCGCACCAGCGTGACCTTGCAGGCTTCGCTGGGTGAAGCCTACCTGGGTTTTGGCGAAAAAGTCGGCCCCCTCAACAAACGGGGCATGAAATTCACCTTCTGGAACACCGACGTGCAACCGCACCACCCGGACACCGATCCGCTGTACCAGTCGATTCCCTTTTTCATGGGCATCCGTGAGGGTAAAGCCTGGGGCTTTTTTCTGGATGAAAGTGCCCGGTCCACAGTGGATGTCGCTAAAAACCACCCCGAACGCATCGTCTGGACTGCAGAAAGCGGTGAACTGGATTTGTATTTCGTGCTGGGAGACACCCCCGCAGACATTCTGAAGTCCTACACCACCCTGACCGGGCGCACCCCCTTGCCCCCACTCTGGTCCCTGGGCCTGCACCAGTCCAGATACAGCTACGAAACTGCTGAAGAGGTGCAGGAGGTGATCCAGAGCTACCGCAGCCACCAGATTCCCCTGGACGCCATCCATCTGGACATCCACCACATGGATGCCTACAAGGTTTTCACTTTTGACAGGCACCGCTTCCCAGAGCCAAAAACTCTATCGGACTGGGCCGCAGGGCATGGGGTGAAACTGATCACCATCATGGACCCTGGCATCAAGAAAGAAGCCAGGTACCCGATGTACGAAGAAGCTGCTGCACAGGATTTTCTGGTCAAGACCGATCGGGGAGATGTCTTTGTGGGTGAGGTCTGGCCTGACCCTGCGGTTTTCCCGGATTTCACCCGTGAGGACGTGCAGAAGTGGTGGGGCCAGAAACATGCTGGAATGCTGGAAAGTGGCATTGCTGGCTTCTGGAACGACATGAACGAACCCAGTTGCTTCTCCTGCCATTCTCCCGTTGACCCTGCTTTGCGTTTTGGGAACACCCTGCCAGACGATGTGCGGCACGGCAACATGCGGCATCTGGAGGCGCACAACCTGTATGCGCTGGGGATGTGCAAATCCACCTTTGAAGGTCTGAAGACCCTGCAACCCGAGAAGCGCCCTTTCATTGTGACCCGTGCAGGGTACGCAGGCATCCAGCGCTATTCTGCAGTGTGGACCGGAGACAATTCTGCCCACTGGGAACACATGGAGATGAATTTGCAACTCCTGCTCTCTCTGGGGCTTTCCGGGGTGCCGTTTGTGGGCAGCGATCTGGGGGGTTTTCTCTCCAATGCCAGTGGTGAACTGGTCACGCGCTGGACCTGGCTCGGGGCGTTTTTCCCCTTCATGCGCAACCACAGCTCGATTGGGACGGATTACCAGGAGCCCTGGGCCTTCCCTGAGCACCTGCCTCACATCCGCTCTGCAATTCAATTCCGTTACCGTCTGCTGCCTTACCTGTACACCCTGATGAAAGAAGCAGAGGAGACCGGACTGCCCCCCATGCGGGCGATCAGTTTGCACCATCCTGAGCACCAGAACCACCTTTCGGACCAGTTTCTGTTCGGGGAAAGTTTGCTGGTTGCTCCAATTCTGCGCCCTTACCACACCCACCGCAGTGTGCTGTTCCCGTCTGCAGGTTGGATGGACTTCGCTGCAGAGGACAGCCAGCAGCACGATGCAGGGTACGGTCTGGTTTCGGCAGGTCTGGACCGGATTCCGGTCTTTCTGAAACCCGGAGGCATTGTGCCCCTGACAGACCCGGCTTCCAGCACCAGTACGGCTTTCTGGGACACCCTGGAATGGCATGTGCATGTGGGATCAGAGGGGGAATTTGTGCTTTACGAGGACGAGGGAGAAGGAAACCAGCCTGGAATCCGCACCACTGTGCGCATTGAGCATCTGGCAGGTCGGGTGCGCATCACCAGAGCAGGCCGCCAGCGGTCCAGCGAAGTGCTGTGGGTCTACGGTCTGGACGCTGCAGGTCCGGTGAAACTGGACTGGACTGCAGATGAAGTGCTGCTGGAAAGCGGGGTTTCAGAACAGCAGCTGGATCTGGTGCAGTAGTTTCCCTTTTCAGCACATTTCAACACCATTCAACAGTCAATTCTGAACGTTCTGGATCAAATGGATCCAGAACGTTCAGCTGCCTTTGTGCTGACCCGCACGCAAATGAAGTTTTTTCCGTGATGCAGCACATTCCCCTCTTGACAGGGATTCAAGAGTTGGGTAATGTAAAAACTGAACGTTCAGACGAATACCTTTATAGCGCCATTCCAATGGTGTATTCGTTTGCGACTTCATAAAATTCTGAACGTTCAGTAAAATCCCGAGTGCCCACCTCACCCTCAACCGCTTTGATGGGTGGAGCCTCCCTTTTGCCGAAACCCCAGTTTTCCCCCAATTCGAGGTTCTTATGAAGAAAACCGTGCTGTCCACCCTGGCCCTGCTCACCATCGGTCTGTCTGCCACCGCCCTTGCTGCTGAGCCCCAGCGCCCCTTCACCGTGGTGCGCACCCTGCAATGGGGGTCTTTCAACCTCAACCCCTTCACGCCCAACGACCAGCACCTGCCCCCCACCCTCTCTGCCATCTACGAAACGCTGTTCTTTGTGAACAACCTCAACGGCAAAGTCACCAACGTGCTGGGCACCAAATACAAGTGGTCCAAGGACAACCTGACCCTCACGGTCAACACCAGAGACGGGGTCAAGTGGAACGACGGCAAAGCCTTCAGCGCAGAAGATGTGGCTTTCACCTTCAATTACCTGAAGAAAAACAATTTGTCCAGCATCTGGAGCAGTGGCCTCACCAGTGTGACCGCCACCAACGACAACACTGTGGTGTTCAAATTCAAAGAACCCAATGCCCCCATCTTCCCCTTCATTGCCACCCAGGCCATCGTGCCAGAGCACATCTGGAGCAAGATTGCCAACCCCACCATGGAAACCAACCAGAAAGCCGTGGGCACCGGACCCTTTGTGTTTGACAGCTACAGCCAGCAGGCCCTGCGCGTTCTGAAAAACCCCAACTACTGGATGGGAGACAAGCCCTACATCGACGCCATCGTGTGGCTGCCCACCAACGGCAATGACGCAGCGCTTTTAAAGATGCTCAAAGCCGAGGGGGATTTCTCCTACATCGGCCTGACCGACCCCAAAGCGCAGTACGCCAGCAAAGGCAAGAACAACACCTACTGGTGGCCTGTGAACAGCACCAACTTCCTGTACTTCAACAACGCCAAGGCCCCCTTCAGCGATGCAGATTTCAGAAGGGCCATTGCGCAGGGCATCAACACCAGTGAAGCTGCCCTCAAAGCCTACGCCGGGGTGCTCAAAGGTGCAGACGTGAGCGCTGTGATTCCCGCCCAGAAGAAAGTCTGGTTCCCCAATACCCCTGCAGACATCGACCTGAAGTTTGACCCTGCTGCAGCAGACAAAGCCCTCACGGCTGCCGGGTACAAGAAAGACGCCAGTGGCAAGCGTCTGGGCAAAGACGGCAAGCCCCTCCCCACCTTCAAGATCCTGGTGGGCGCAGGCTGGACCGACTACATCACCCTGGCCCAGGTGGTCAGCGACAACCTGGAGGTGCTGGGCATCAACAGCACCGTGGACCAGCAGGCCTTCAGCGGGTACATCACCGGCTTCCAGACCGGCACCTACGACATGGGCGTGTCCTGGAGCTGGGGCACCGGACCCACCCCCTACTACCTGTTCTACCAGTCTTTCCACCCCAACAACACCGCTCCGGTGGGCCAGACCTCTCCCAGCAACCTGACCCGTTACACCAACCCTGTGGTCACCAAAGCGCTCGATGAATTCCGCGCCACCAGCAACGCTGCAGCCCAGAAGAAAGCCCTCTCCACCGCCGTCACCCAGGTGATGAAAGACCTGCCCTGGCTGCCCCTCACGGACCGAAGCCAGTTCGGCATCTTCAACACCACCCGCTTCACCAACTTCCCCAGCGACAAGAACCCCTACTACGACGGCAACGTCGACGATCAGGCCGGAACCCGCCTGCTGTTCCTCAACGTCAAACCCCGCTGAGACAGGAGCTGACCATGCAAGCCAAATTCTGACCTGCCCTGAGCATCTCCCTTTCCACAGCATGCTTCTTCATTCCTCTTCCCCCTCGGTTTCGCGCGGCAGGCGAACCGGGGGGTTCTCTCCCCTGAAAGGAGATCCATGCCTTACCTGCTCCGCAAATTGCTGTTCCTGCTGCTCACCCTGTGGGTGGCGGTGACCCTGAATTTCATCCTGCCCCGACTGGTGCCCGGAGATCCCATCGGGGCGATGCTGGCCAAATACCAGGGCCGCTTCACGCTGGATTCCATTGACGCCCTGAGGGTCGCATATGGCCTGGATGACAAGAGCACCCCCATCCAGCAGTACTTCACCTACCTGTGGAAGTTGCTGCACGGAGACCTGGGCCGCTCCATCAGCCTGTACCCGACCCCGGTTGTAGAGGTGCTGGGCACCATCGCCCCTTACACCATCGGTCTGGTGGGCTTTGCCACCGTGATGGCCTTTCTGCTTGGGAGCGCAATGGGCGTGTACAGCGCGTGGCGCAGGGGAGACCTCATCGCAGACAACCTGCCCATGCTGGCCCTCTTTCTGAACAGCATGCCCTACTTCTGGCTGGCTTTGCTTTTGTTGTTCTTCCTGGCCTACAAACTCAGCCTCTTTCCGCTCAGTGGTGCACTCGATCCTTTCCCCGGTCCTGCTTTCAGTGCGGGCTGGTGGAAATCCTTGCTCTGGCACGGCACTTTGCCTGCCCTGACCATCGTGGTGACTTCTGCCGGAGGCTGGCTCCTGACCATGCGCAACAACGTGATCAGCGTCATGTCCGAAGACTACGTGGCCTTCGCCAGGGCCAAAGGGCTTCCCAACGGAAGAATCCTCAGCCGTTATGTGCTCAGGAACGCCCTGATTCCCAGCTTCACGGGATTCGGGATGGCCCTGGGTTTTGTGGTGGGCGGGTCGGTGCTCGTCGAGGTGGTGTTCTCCTACCCCGGTCTGGGCCTGTACCTCAACAATGCGGTTTATGCGCTGGATTACCCCCTGATGCAGGCCATTTTTCTGATGATTGCTGCCGCCGTTCTGCTGGCCAACTTTGTGGTGGACATGCTCTACAGCGTGCTTGACCCCCGCGTGCGGGATGGAGGTGCAGCATGAACCAGGACCTTTTCAGGCAACCCAGAGCGATTGCAGGCATGGTGCTGCTCGGCGTTCTGGTGTTGATGGGCGTGTTTGCCCCCCTGCTCACCGAATTCAACCCCAACAGAGGGGATCTGCCGTTCTGGCTTCCTCCATCAAAAGAACACCTGCTGGGCACCACCGCACTGGGCCAGGACATCTTCTCCCAGATGCTTTACGGGTCCAGGCTCACCCTGCTGGTGGGTTTTGTGGCTGGCATCACCACCACCCTGATTGCTGTGACCCTGGGCCTCACTGCGGCTTACTTTGGGGGCTGGATCGATGAGACCATCAACACCCTCACCAACGTTTTTCTGGTGCTGCCCGGCCTTCCCCTGCTGATCGTGGCCAGCACCTTCCTGCAAGGGGGCGGGCTGTACTCCATCATTCTGGTGATTTCCTTTACCGGATGGGCGTTCGGGGCACGGGTGATCCGTTCACAGGCATTGGCGCTGAGAAGCCGGGATTTCATTCATGCGTCCAGCGTGATTGGTGAAAGCCCCTGGCGCATCATCTTCTTTGAAATGATGCCCAACATGACCGGCCTGATCGCCGCCAATTTTTTTGGTGCAGCGCTGTATGCCGTGCTGAGCGAAGCCGCCCTGTCTTTTATTGGCCTGGGAGATGTGGGGCTGGTCACCTGGGGCACCATGCTGTTCTGGGCTGGGGCCAAGGGGGCACTCTTGCAAGGCGCATGGTGGTGGATTGCTGCCCCCGGACTGTGCATCTCGCTGGTGGGCACCAGTTTTGCGCTGCTGAATTTCACCATCGACCAGCTTCAAAACCCGAGACTCATGGTGGGGCCCGCCCGCCGCAAAAAAGCTGTGCAGCGCCAGACTGCAGCGGCACCCCTGCCCGGAGTGCTGCTGGACATCCGGGACCTGAACGCTGGATACCGCACCTCCAAAGGCCAGGTCCGGGCTGTGCGGGAAGTCAGCCTGACCGTCAAACCCGGTGAATTTGTGGGCCTGGCCGGAGAATCAGGATGCGGAAAATCCACCCTGGCCTTCGCGGCCACCAGACTGCTGGAAGCCCCCGGAGAGGTGTTCTCTGGACAGTCCCTCCTGAACGGTCAGGATTTGCTGTCCCTGCCCGAAGCACAACTCAGGCAAACCCGCTGGAGGGATTACTCGGTGGTGTTCCAGGCCTCCATGAACATCCTCAACCCCATCATCAAGGTGCGCGAACAGGTCTACGACGCCATGCTGTTCCACGGGGTCACCGACAGAAAGCGCCTGGACAGCCGCGCAAGAGAACTCTTCAGGCTGGTGGGCATCCGGCCCGAATTTCTGGACAGCTTCCCACACCAGCTTTCTGGAGGCATGAAACAGCGGGTGGTGATTGCCATTGCACTCGCCTTGGAACCCAGACTGATTGTGATGGACGAACCGACCACAGCACTTGATGTGGTGGTGCAGCGCTCCATCCTGCAGGAAATCGATCAGGTGCGGCGCAAACTGGGGATCTCCATTGTGTTCATCACCCATGACCTGTCCCTCCTGGTGGAGATGGCAGACCGCATCTGCATCATGTACGCCGGGGAAATTGTGGAAGAGGCCCCCGCCCAGAAGCTCTACCAGCACCCCCAGCATCCTTACACCCGCAAACTGATGAACGCCTTTCCTCCGCTCACCGGACCAAAAGAACGGCGCGATGGCATTCCGGGCCGACCTCCAGCGCTCAGTCAGGAACTCAAAGGCTGCCCCTTCTTCGAGCGCTGCGATTTGCGCATGGCGGGCACCTGCGACACCTTCAAGCCACAGCGCAGCGAAACCGAAACCGACCACGCTGTGGCCTGCTTCCTGCACGAAACCAGCGGAAAGGAGCCTTCCCGTGAAACCTTCAAGCGTGCTTGAGCAAGTGCAGCCCCGGCCTGCCCTGGAAGTCATCAACCTCACCAAAACTTTCCAGGTGGGCAAAAGTGGACGCAGCATTTTCGCCGTGAACAACGTCAGTTTCAGCATCCACAAAGGAGAAGTGCTGGGACTGGTGGGTGAATCGGGATCTGGAAAAAGCACCATTGCCCGCCTGATCTCCCAGCTGTACACCCCCACCAGTGGCAGCATCCAGCTTTCCGGTCAGGCGGTGCCGCTGCACCTGAAAGGCGCTGCCCTCAGCGGGTTTCGCAAGAAAGTGCAGATGATCTTTCAGGACCCCTACGCCAGCCTGAACCCCCAGCAGCCCCTCGCCTACATCCTGTCCAGGCCGTTCCAGATTCACCGGATTGCCAGAGGGAGACGGGTCAGGGAAAAAGTGGAGGGGCTTTTGAACCGGGTGGG is part of the Deinococcus roseus genome and encodes:
- a CDS encoding carbohydrate ABC transporter permease; translation: MKTQTVSTPPKTRSRGVHAARARVAFFFLLPALLAIALTAGYPLFKTFQYSFTDALITDPSSAKPIGLGNFWYTNEKGVELGLLQDPKWWGAVRSTFTFTFLSVGLEFVLGMVIALVLNSEFKGRSFLRTALLVPWAIPTVVSAQMWSFMYNDSFGLLGTHLGAVLADADKTLWAIIAVDVWKTTPFMALMLIAGLSIIPADLYEAADVDGASKWTQFWRITLPLLRPAILVAVVFRALDALRVFDVMNVMLGPNRASELSMTAYARLHMIDNQLLGYGSAVAVMIFLIILAFTVLYVASLRVRFD
- a CDS encoding ABC transporter substrate-binding protein, with the translated sequence MSNKMQKRSSQALVWLLTAALAGSAAHAAGVTLTIACDGSGAGFEQCKSGANVWAKKTGNTVKVFESPQLSNDRLGLTQQQMAARSDTIDVYMIDVVWPGILSQHFVDLKGKVPQSTLNQYFPAMIQANTVGGKLVAIPWFTDAGLLFYRKDLLEKYGYKTPPKSYEELARMAQKVQAGERKTNKNFQGFVFQGKDYEGLTCDALEWIYAYKGGTIIDDEGNITINNTNAARALTQAASWVKKIAPEGVTTYAEEDARGVFQSGNALFMRNWPYAWSNAQNPDSLIKGKVGVAPMPKGGAAGQQSATLGGWGLAVSSYSKNQAAAIDLVLYLTGAEEQKERALNIGANPTLKALYTDKDILKANPFVGSLYDVFMNAVPRPSAPTGLKYNQVSQAFSGAVHDVLTGKQKAPAALKQLEADLNRIKGRGW
- a CDS encoding glycoside hydrolase family 31 protein translates to MFNRIEVNNRLIQLSGLHSRAEISHPAPEIWRFRIRPRGYLRGETLPEKRSMAVLPLEHLEFQSDPESWLFSTAESSLQVFRNGSVQVRHKGAEVVFIEGIQGEFQPAVPVNRQRTSVTLQASLGEAYLGFGEKVGPLNKRGMKFTFWNTDVQPHHPDTDPLYQSIPFFMGIREGKAWGFFLDESARSTVDVAKNHPERIVWTAESGELDLYFVLGDTPADILKSYTTLTGRTPLPPLWSLGLHQSRYSYETAEEVQEVIQSYRSHQIPLDAIHLDIHHMDAYKVFTFDRHRFPEPKTLSDWAAGHGVKLITIMDPGIKKEARYPMYEEAAAQDFLVKTDRGDVFVGEVWPDPAVFPDFTREDVQKWWGQKHAGMLESGIAGFWNDMNEPSCFSCHSPVDPALRFGNTLPDDVRHGNMRHLEAHNLYALGMCKSTFEGLKTLQPEKRPFIVTRAGYAGIQRYSAVWTGDNSAHWEHMEMNLQLLLSLGLSGVPFVGSDLGGFLSNASGELVTRWTWLGAFFPFMRNHSSIGTDYQEPWAFPEHLPHIRSAIQFRYRLLPYLYTLMKEAEETGLPPMRAISLHHPEHQNHLSDQFLFGESLLVAPILRPYHTHRSVLFPSAGWMDFAAEDSQQHDAGYGLVSAGLDRIPVFLKPGGIVPLTDPASSTSTAFWDTLEWHVHVGSEGEFVLYEDEGEGNQPGIRTTVRIEHLAGRVRITRAGRQRSSEVLWVYGLDAAGPVKLDWTADEVLLESGVSEQQLDLVQ
- a CDS encoding ABC transporter substrate-binding protein, with the protein product MKKTVLSTLALLTIGLSATALAAEPQRPFTVVRTLQWGSFNLNPFTPNDQHLPPTLSAIYETLFFVNNLNGKVTNVLGTKYKWSKDNLTLTVNTRDGVKWNDGKAFSAEDVAFTFNYLKKNNLSSIWSSGLTSVTATNDNTVVFKFKEPNAPIFPFIATQAIVPEHIWSKIANPTMETNQKAVGTGPFVFDSYSQQALRVLKNPNYWMGDKPYIDAIVWLPTNGNDAALLKMLKAEGDFSYIGLTDPKAQYASKGKNNTYWWPVNSTNFLYFNNAKAPFSDADFRRAIAQGINTSEAALKAYAGVLKGADVSAVIPAQKKVWFPNTPADIDLKFDPAAADKALTAAGYKKDASGKRLGKDGKPLPTFKILVGAGWTDYITLAQVVSDNLEVLGINSTVDQQAFSGYITGFQTGTYDMGVSWSWGTGPTPYYLFYQSFHPNNTAPVGQTSPSNLTRYTNPVVTKALDEFRATSNAAAQKKALSTAVTQVMKDLPWLPLTDRSQFGIFNTTRFTNFPSDKNPYYDGNVDDQAGTRLLFLNVKPR
- a CDS encoding ABC transporter permease; protein product: MPYLLRKLLFLLLTLWVAVTLNFILPRLVPGDPIGAMLAKYQGRFTLDSIDALRVAYGLDDKSTPIQQYFTYLWKLLHGDLGRSISLYPTPVVEVLGTIAPYTIGLVGFATVMAFLLGSAMGVYSAWRRGDLIADNLPMLALFLNSMPYFWLALLLLFFLAYKLSLFPLSGALDPFPGPAFSAGWWKSLLWHGTLPALTIVVTSAGGWLLTMRNNVISVMSEDYVAFARAKGLPNGRILSRYVLRNALIPSFTGFGMALGFVVGGSVLVEVVFSYPGLGLYLNNAVYALDYPLMQAIFLMIAAAVLLANFVVDMLYSVLDPRVRDGGAA
- a CDS encoding dipeptide/oligopeptide/nickel ABC transporter permease/ATP-binding protein, which encodes MNQDLFRQPRAIAGMVLLGVLVLMGVFAPLLTEFNPNRGDLPFWLPPSKEHLLGTTALGQDIFSQMLYGSRLTLLVGFVAGITTTLIAVTLGLTAAYFGGWIDETINTLTNVFLVLPGLPLLIVASTFLQGGGLYSIILVISFTGWAFGARVIRSQALALRSRDFIHASSVIGESPWRIIFFEMMPNMTGLIAANFFGAALYAVLSEAALSFIGLGDVGLVTWGTMLFWAGAKGALLQGAWWWIAAPGLCISLVGTSFALLNFTIDQLQNPRLMVGPARRKKAVQRQTAAAPLPGVLLDIRDLNAGYRTSKGQVRAVREVSLTVKPGEFVGLAGESGCGKSTLAFAATRLLEAPGEVFSGQSLLNGQDLLSLPEAQLRQTRWRDYSVVFQASMNILNPIIKVREQVYDAMLFHGVTDRKRLDSRARELFRLVGIRPEFLDSFPHQLSGGMKQRVVIAIALALEPRLIVMDEPTTALDVVVQRSILQEIDQVRRKLGISIVFITHDLSLLVEMADRICIMYAGEIVEEAPAQKLYQHPQHPYTRKLMNAFPPLTGPKERRDGIPGRPPALSQELKGCPFFERCDLRMAGTCDTFKPQRSETETDHAVACFLHETSGKEPSRETFKRA